A single window of Leclercia adecarboxylata DNA harbors:
- the purC gene encoding phosphoribosylaminoimidazolesuccinocarboxamide synthase, protein MQKQAELYRGKAKTVYSTENPDLLVLEFRNDTSAGDGARIEQFDRKGMVNNKFNHFIMSKLEEAGIPTQMEALLSDTECLVKKLDMVPVECVVRNRAAGSLVKRLGIEEGIELNPPLFDLFLKNDAMHDPMVNESYCETFGWVSKENLARMQELTFKANDVLKKLFDDAGLILVDFKLEFGLFKGEVVLGDEFSPDGSRLWDKETLDKMDKDRFRQSLGGLIEAYEAVAHRLGVKLD, encoded by the coding sequence ATGCAGAAGCAAGCTGAGTTGTATCGTGGCAAAGCGAAAACCGTATACAGCACGGAAAACCCGGATCTGTTGGTGCTCGAGTTCCGCAATGATACGTCAGCAGGAGATGGCGCGCGCATTGAACAGTTCGATCGTAAAGGGATGGTGAACAACAAGTTCAACCACTTCATTATGAGCAAGCTGGAAGAAGCGGGTATCCCGACGCAGATGGAAGCGTTGCTGTCCGATACCGAATGTCTGGTGAAAAAGCTGGATATGGTGCCGGTGGAATGTGTCGTCCGTAACCGCGCCGCAGGCTCCCTGGTGAAGCGTCTGGGTATTGAAGAGGGCATCGAGCTCAACCCGCCGCTGTTCGACCTGTTCCTGAAAAACGACGCCATGCACGATCCGATGGTCAACGAATCTTACTGCGAAACCTTTGGCTGGGTAAGCAAAGAGAACCTGGCGCGTATGCAGGAGCTGACCTTTAAAGCCAACGACGTGCTGAAGAAGCTGTTTGATGACGCGGGCCTGATCCTTGTCGATTTCAAACTGGAATTCGGATTGTTTAAAGGTGAGGTGGTTCTGGGTGATGAATTCTCCCCGGACGGCAGCCGCCTGTGGGACAAAGAGACTCTGGATAAAATGGACAAAGACCGCTTCCGCCAAAGCCTGGGCGGTCTGATCGAAGCGTACGAAGCCGTAGCCCACCGTCTGGGCGTCAAACTCGATTAA
- a CDS encoding tRNA(Met) cytidine acetyltransferase TmcA codes for MNLSGLPEQLARKGHRRLLVLSGDEAWTQQQALLLKGDYPGDWLWVGDDAPQLPSCSPQALNQLLGREFLHVIFDARHGFDVSAFAAVGGTLRAGSLLVLLTPALEHWPEKADQDSLRWSDSPDPIPTPRFIEHFCRHVSRDPQVICWQQGAPFPHLRNAYAPDWHPASGEPQREQAGILHYLTTMPEGVAAVTAARGRGKSALAGMLLQRITDHAIVTAPARAATEVIARFGGDRYHFMAPDALLASDQRADWLIVDEAAAIPGPLLARLVTRFPRVLLTTTVQGYEGTGRGFLLKFCARFSGLRYFTLSEPVRWAAGCPLERIIAEVLLFDDAPDDSLPQGEIVCTPLEQEAWSRDPELPAVVYKLLCAAHYRTSPLDLRRMMDAPGQHFSVARAGERVCGALWLVEEGGLSPALSQAVWAGYRRPRGNLVAQSLAAHGGSPQAATLTARRVTRVAVQPARQREGIGRALVAAASQQVNIDYLSVSFGYTEELWRFWQHCGFVLVRMGSHREASSGCYTAMAILPLSAAGQALCQREHQRLCRDAPIVERWNGEKIPVVPAGGATLNDDDWLDLGGFAFAHRPLPAAMASLTRLLQATDLPLAGLRGRIEQGLDDSALSRALCLSGRKALLNHLRTETGQALTQLDNERCQRLKHRVLQWQFFQ; via the coding sequence ATGAATTTATCAGGATTGCCTGAACAACTGGCGCGAAAAGGGCACCGGCGATTGCTGGTGCTGAGCGGTGACGAGGCGTGGACACAGCAGCAGGCGCTGCTGCTGAAGGGGGATTATCCTGGCGACTGGCTGTGGGTAGGCGACGATGCCCCACAGCTCCCCTCATGTTCGCCCCAGGCGCTGAATCAGCTGCTGGGCCGCGAGTTTCTCCATGTCATCTTCGATGCCCGTCACGGCTTCGACGTCTCGGCCTTTGCGGCCGTAGGCGGCACGCTGCGTGCCGGAAGCCTGCTGGTATTACTTACGCCAGCCCTGGAACATTGGCCGGAGAAAGCCGACCAGGATTCGCTGCGCTGGAGCGACAGCCCAGACCCGATCCCCACGCCACGCTTTATCGAACATTTTTGCCGCCACGTTTCGCGCGATCCGCAGGTTATATGCTGGCAGCAGGGCGCACCTTTTCCTCATCTGCGCAATGCATATGCCCCCGACTGGCACCCGGCCAGCGGTGAGCCGCAGCGCGAGCAGGCCGGGATTCTCCATTATCTGACAACGATGCCAGAAGGGGTGGCCGCCGTGACCGCAGCGCGCGGACGCGGAAAGTCGGCGCTGGCGGGCATGCTGCTGCAACGCATTACCGATCATGCCATTGTGACGGCCCCCGCCAGAGCGGCGACGGAGGTTATCGCCCGCTTCGGTGGCGACCGCTATCACTTTATGGCTCCTGACGCGCTGCTGGCCTCTGACCAGCGCGCCGACTGGCTGATCGTCGATGAGGCGGCGGCGATCCCCGGCCCGCTGCTGGCGCGGTTGGTGACGCGCTTCCCCCGGGTGCTGCTGACTACCACCGTGCAGGGGTATGAGGGCACCGGCAGGGGATTCCTGCTGAAATTCTGCGCCCGTTTTAGCGGGCTGCGATACTTTACCCTCAGCGAACCGGTGCGCTGGGCGGCGGGCTGTCCGCTGGAGCGCATTATTGCAGAGGTACTGCTGTTTGATGATGCGCCCGACGACAGCCTCCCGCAGGGGGAGATCGTATGTACGCCGCTGGAGCAGGAGGCCTGGAGCCGCGACCCTGAACTGCCGGCGGTGGTCTATAAACTGCTCTGCGCCGCTCACTACCGGACCTCACCCCTCGACCTGCGGCGCATGATGGACGCTCCCGGGCAGCATTTTTCCGTGGCCCGGGCCGGCGAGCGCGTCTGCGGCGCGCTGTGGCTGGTGGAGGAGGGCGGTCTGAGCCCGGCGCTCAGTCAGGCGGTGTGGGCGGGCTATCGCCGCCCACGCGGCAATCTGGTGGCGCAGTCGCTGGCGGCCCACGGCGGCTCACCGCAGGCCGCCACCCTTACCGCCCGACGAGTGACGCGCGTTGCCGTCCAACCTGCCCGCCAGCGCGAAGGCATTGGCCGGGCGCTGGTTGCCGCTGCCAGCCAGCAGGTGAACATTGACTACCTTTCCGTCAGCTTCGGCTACACCGAAGAGCTCTGGCGCTTCTGGCAGCACTGTGGCTTTGTGCTGGTGCGCATGGGAAGCCACCGCGAGGCCAGCAGCGGCTGCTACACGGCGATGGCGATCCTGCCCCTCAGCGCGGCGGGGCAGGCGCTGTGCCAGCGCGAGCATCAGCGGCTCTGTCGTGATGCGCCGATCGTTGAACGCTGGAACGGTGAAAAGATCCCGGTAGTGCCAGCAGGTGGGGCTACCCTTAATGATGATGACTGGCTGGATCTGGGCGGGTTTGCCTTTGCGCATCGCCCCCTTCCTGCGGCGATGGCCAGCCTGACGCGGCTGCTGCAGGCGACGGATCTGCCGCTGGCAGGACTGCGGGGCAGGATTGAGCAGGGGCTGGACGATAGCGCCCTGAGTCGCGCGTTGTGTCTTAGCGGGCGCAAAGCCTTGCTGAACCATCTGCGTACCGAGACGGGCCAGGCGCTGACGCAGCTGGACAACGAACGTTGTCAGAGGCTGAAGCACCGCGTTTTGCAATGGCAATTTTTTCAATGA
- a CDS encoding glycine cleavage system transcriptional repressor, translating to MTTSSQHYLVITALGADRPGIVNTITRHVSSCGCNIEDSRLAMLGEEFTFIMLLSGSWNAITLIESTLPLKGAELDLLIVMKRTTARPQPALPATVWVQVEVTDSPHLIERFTALFDSHQMNIAELVSRTQPGEGDTIPKLFIQITAHSPASQDASNIEQAFKALCTELNAQGSINVVNYSQHEQDGVE from the coding sequence TTGACAACCTCATCACAACATTACCTGGTTATCACTGCGCTGGGTGCCGACAGGCCGGGGATCGTGAATACCATCACCCGCCACGTCAGTAGCTGCGGCTGCAACATTGAAGACAGCCGCCTGGCAATGCTCGGAGAAGAGTTCACCTTCATCATGCTGCTTTCCGGGTCGTGGAATGCGATTACCTTAATTGAATCGACCCTGCCGTTAAAAGGCGCAGAGCTGGATCTGCTGATCGTGATGAAGCGCACCACCGCGCGCCCGCAGCCGGCCCTGCCGGCAACCGTCTGGGTTCAGGTGGAAGTGACTGACTCCCCGCACTTAATCGAACGCTTTACCGCCCTGTTTGATAGCCATCAGATGAACATTGCCGAACTGGTCTCCCGTACCCAGCCGGGTGAAGGCGACACCATCCCTAAACTGTTCATCCAGATCACCGCGCACAGCCCGGCCTCTCAGGATGCGTCAAATATCGAGCAAGCGTTCAAAGCCCTCTGTACAGAATTAAATGCGCAAGGCAGTATAAACGTCGTCAATTATTCCCAGCATGAACAAGACGGAGTTGAGTAA
- the ypfH gene encoding esterase produces the protein MKHDHFVVQSPDRPAKQLLLLFHGVGDNPANMAQIGSWFAPLFPDALVVSVGGVEPCGPNGRQWFSVQGVTEENRQERVDAIMPTFVDTVRYWQQQSGVGANATALIGFSQGAIMALESVKAEAGLASRVIAFNGRYATLPERATTETTIHLIHGGEDRVIELSHAVAGQEALIRAGGDVTLDIVDDLGHAIDDRSIQFALDHLRFTVPKHYFDEALSGGKPNDDGIVEFF, from the coding sequence ATGAAACATGACCATTTTGTTGTCCAGAGCCCCGATCGCCCGGCTAAACAGCTGTTGCTGCTGTTTCATGGCGTCGGCGATAACCCGGCTAATATGGCGCAGATTGGCAGCTGGTTTGCGCCTCTGTTTCCCGATGCCCTGGTGGTGAGCGTGGGCGGCGTTGAGCCGTGCGGTCCGAATGGCCGTCAGTGGTTTTCGGTGCAGGGCGTGACCGAAGAGAACCGTCAGGAGCGTGTGGATGCGATCATGCCGACCTTTGTTGACACGGTGCGTTACTGGCAGCAGCAAAGCGGTGTCGGGGCAAATGCCACCGCGCTGATCGGTTTTTCTCAGGGCGCGATCATGGCGCTGGAGAGCGTGAAGGCCGAGGCGGGATTAGCCTCCCGGGTGATTGCATTCAATGGCCGCTATGCGACCCTGCCCGAGCGGGCGACCACCGAGACCACTATCCATCTTATCCACGGCGGAGAAGATCGCGTAATTGAGCTGTCTCATGCGGTTGCCGGTCAGGAGGCGCTGATCCGCGCGGGCGGCGATGTGACGCTGGATATTGTCGACGATCTGGGACATGCCATTGACGACCGCAGCATTCAGTTCGCGCTGGACCATCTGCGTTTTACCGTGCCGAAACACTATTTCGATGAAGCGCTCAGCGGCGGCAAGCCGAACGACGACGGTATTGTCGAGTTTTTCTGA
- a CDS encoding AI-2E family transporter gives MLELLMQWYRRRFSDPEAIALLVILVAGFGILFFFSGLLAPLLVAIVLAYLLEWPTVRLENIGCSRRWASIIVLVFFVGILLVMSFVVLPIAWQQGIYLIRDMPGMLSKLSDFAATLPRRYPALMDAGIIDAMAENMRTRIMTMGDTVVKFSLASLVGLLTLAVYLVLVPLMVFFLVKDKEQMLNAVRRVLPRNRGLAGQVWKEMNQQITNYIRGKVLEMIVVGVATWIGFFIFGLNYSLLLAVLVGFSVLIPYIGAFVVTIPVVCVALFQFGLGTEFWSCFVVYLIIQGLDGNLLVPVLFSEAVNLHPIVIILSVVIFGGLWGFWGVFFAIPLATLIKAVVHAWPDVPAVEE, from the coding sequence ATGCTCGAGTTATTAATGCAGTGGTACCGCCGACGCTTTAGCGATCCCGAGGCCATTGCTTTGCTGGTTATTCTGGTTGCCGGTTTTGGCATCCTTTTCTTCTTTAGCGGGCTGCTGGCCCCGCTGCTGGTGGCGATTGTGCTCGCCTATCTGCTGGAGTGGCCGACGGTGCGGCTGGAAAATATCGGCTGTTCCCGCCGCTGGGCCAGCATCATCGTGCTGGTCTTTTTTGTCGGTATCCTGCTGGTGATGTCCTTTGTGGTGCTGCCGATCGCCTGGCAGCAGGGGATCTACCTGATTCGCGACATGCCCGGCATGCTCAGCAAGCTCTCTGATTTTGCCGCTACCCTGCCGCGCCGTTATCCGGCCCTGATGGATGCGGGCATTATTGATGCGATGGCGGAAAACATGCGTACCCGCATCATGACCATGGGGGACACGGTGGTGAAATTCTCCCTCGCATCGCTGGTGGGTCTGCTGACGCTGGCGGTTTATCTGGTGCTGGTGCCGCTGATGGTCTTCTTCCTGGTCAAGGACAAAGAGCAGATGCTGAACGCGGTGCGCCGCGTGCTGCCGCGTAACCGTGGCCTGGCAGGGCAGGTGTGGAAGGAGATGAACCAGCAGATCACCAACTATATCCGTGGCAAAGTGCTGGAGATGATCGTCGTCGGGGTCGCCACCTGGATTGGCTTCTTTATCTTCGGCCTGAACTATTCGCTACTGCTGGCGGTCCTGGTGGGCTTCTCGGTGCTGATCCCCTACATCGGGGCCTTTGTGGTCACCATTCCGGTGGTGTGCGTGGCGCTGTTCCAGTTTGGACTGGGCACCGAGTTCTGGAGCTGTTTTGTCGTCTATCTGATTATTCAGGGGCTGGACGGTAACCTGCTGGTGCCGGTGCTGTTCTCGGAAGCGGTGAACCTGCACCCCATCGTCATTATTCTGTCGGTGGTGATTTTTGGCGGGTTATGGGGATTCTGGGGCGTGTTCTTTGCCATCCCGCTGGCCACGCTGATTAAAGCGGTGGTGCATGCCTGGCCGGATGTGCCGGCGGTTGAGGAGTAA
- the bepA gene encoding beta-barrel assembly-enhancing protease: protein MFRQLKKTLVATLIAALTAGQMMPAFADSAESLPDMGTSAGSTLSIGQEMQMGDYYVRQLRGSAPLINDPLLVQYINSLGMRLVSHADSVKTPFHFFLINNDEINAFAFFGGNVVLHSALFRYADNESQLASVMAHEISHVTQRHLARAMEDQKRSAPLTWVGALGSILLAMASPQAGMAALTGTLAGTRQGMISFTQQNEQEADRIGIQVLQRSGFDPQAMPNFLEKLLDRARYSSRPPEILLTHPLPESRLSDARNRANQMRPVVVQSSEDFYMAKVRTLGMYNSGRNQLTNDLLDALAKGNVREQRAAQYGRALQAMEASNYDEARKNLQPLLTAEANNAWYLDLATDIDLGQKKGQDAINRLKGARELRTNPVLQLNLANAYLQSGQPQEAAPILNRYTFNNKDDPNGWDLLAQVEAALGHRDQELAARAEGYALAGRLDQAISLLSSASSQVKLGSLQQARYDARIDQLRQLQQRYRPYEKM from the coding sequence ATGTTCAGGCAGTTGAAAAAAACGTTGGTTGCGACGCTCATCGCTGCGCTGACCGCCGGCCAGATGATGCCCGCGTTCGCTGACTCTGCAGAATCATTGCCGGACATGGGCACCTCGGCAGGCAGCACGCTCTCCATTGGTCAGGAGATGCAAATGGGCGACTATTATGTGCGCCAGCTGCGCGGCAGTGCGCCGCTGATTAACGATCCGCTGCTGGTGCAGTACATCAATTCCCTGGGGATGCGTCTTGTCTCCCATGCAGATTCGGTGAAGACCCCTTTCCACTTCTTTTTAATCAATAACGATGAGATCAACGCCTTCGCCTTCTTCGGCGGCAATGTGGTGTTGCACTCGGCGTTATTCCGCTATGCCGATAACGAAAGCCAGCTTGCCTCGGTGATGGCGCACGAGATTTCTCACGTTACCCAGCGACATCTGGCGCGGGCAATGGAAGATCAGAAGCGCAGCGCCCCGCTGACCTGGGTGGGCGCACTGGGCTCCATTCTGCTGGCGATGGCCAGTCCGCAGGCGGGCATGGCGGCGCTGACCGGTACGCTGGCGGGCACGCGTCAGGGGATGATCAGCTTTACCCAACAAAATGAACAGGAAGCGGACCGCATCGGTATTCAGGTACTGCAACGCTCCGGGTTCGACCCGCAGGCGATGCCGAACTTCCTCGAAAAGTTACTCGACCGGGCGCGCTACTCTTCGCGTCCGCCGGAAATTCTGCTGACTCACCCCCTGCCGGAAAGCCGCCTCTCGGATGCCCGCAACCGCGCCAACCAGATGCGTCCGGTGGTGGTGCAGTCCTCGGAAGATTTCTATATGGCGAAGGTCAGAACCCTCGGCATGTACAATTCCGGGCGCAACCAGCTGACCAACGATCTGCTGGACGCGCTGGCCAAAGGCAACGTGCGTGAACAGCGTGCGGCCCAGTATGGCCGGGCGTTACAGGCGATGGAGGCCAGCAACTATGATGAGGCCCGAAAAAATCTGCAGCCGCTGCTGACCGCAGAGGCGAACAATGCCTGGTATCTCGATCTGGCCACCGACATCGATTTAGGCCAGAAAAAAGGCCAGGATGCGATCAACCGTCTGAAAGGTGCCCGGGAATTGCGCACCAATCCGGTGCTGCAACTCAACCTGGCGAATGCTTACTTACAAAGTGGACAGCCGCAGGAAGCCGCCCCCATTCTCAACCGCTACACCTTTAATAATAAAGATGATCCTAACGGCTGGGATCTGCTGGCCCAGGTAGAAGCCGCGCTTGGCCATCGCGATCAGGAGCTGGCGGCCCGCGCCGAAGGCTACGCCCTGGCCGGACGCCTGGACCAGGCCATCTCCCTGCTGAGCAGCGCCAGCTCGCAGGTGAAACTCGGTAGCCTGCAGCAGGCCCGTTACGATGCCCGCATCGATCAGCTGCGCCAGCTGCAGCAGCGCTACCGCCCGTATGAAAAGATGTAA
- the dapA gene encoding 4-hydroxy-tetrahydrodipicolinate synthase, giving the protein MFTGSIVALVTPMDEKGNVCRSSLKKLIDYHVASGTSAIVSVGTTGESATLSHEEHGEVVMMTLELADGRIPVIAGTGANATAEAISLTQRFNDSGVVGCLTVTPYYNRPTQEGLFQHFKAIAEHTDLPQILYNVPSRTGCDMLPETVGRLAKVKNIIGIKEATGNLSRVHQIKELVSDDFILLSGDDATSLDFMQLGGHGVISVTSNVAARDMAEMCKLAAAGHYQEARVINQRLMPLHNKLFVEPNPIPVKWACKELGLVATDTLRLPMTPITDHGRETVTSALKHAGLL; this is encoded by the coding sequence ATGTTCACGGGAAGTATTGTCGCGCTTGTTACACCGATGGATGAGAAAGGTAATGTCTGCCGGTCAAGCCTGAAGAAACTGATTGATTATCATGTCGCCAGCGGAACCTCGGCGATTGTTTCGGTAGGGACTACCGGTGAATCTGCTACGCTGAGCCATGAAGAGCATGGTGAAGTGGTCATGATGACCCTCGAACTGGCTGACGGGCGTATCCCGGTTATTGCCGGTACGGGCGCCAATGCGACTGCGGAAGCCATCAGTCTGACCCAGCGTTTTAACGATAGCGGCGTAGTGGGTTGCCTGACGGTAACGCCGTACTACAACCGTCCGACCCAGGAAGGTCTGTTCCAGCATTTCAAAGCCATCGCTGAACATACTGACTTGCCACAAATCCTGTATAATGTGCCGTCGCGCACTGGCTGCGATATGCTGCCAGAAACGGTTGGCCGCCTCGCGAAAGTAAAAAATATTATCGGTATTAAAGAGGCGACCGGGAACTTAAGCCGTGTTCATCAGATCAAAGAGCTGGTTTCAGACGACTTTATTCTGCTGAGCGGTGATGATGCGACCTCGCTGGACTTCATGCAGCTCGGCGGCCACGGCGTAATTTCCGTGACCTCCAACGTTGCAGCCCGCGATATGGCTGAAATGTGTAAACTGGCAGCTGCCGGTCACTACCAGGAAGCGCGCGTGATTAACCAGCGTCTGATGCCGCTGCACAACAAATTATTTGTCGAACCCAATCCGATCCCAGTGAAATGGGCATGTAAGGAGTTGGGACTTGTAGCGACCGATACGCTGCGTCTGCCGATGACCCCGATTACCGACCACGGTCGCGAAACGGTCACCAGCGCGCTGAAGCATGCCGGTCTGCTGTAA
- the arsC gene encoding arsenate reductase (glutaredoxin) (This arsenate reductase requires both glutathione and glutaredoxin to convert arsenate to arsenite, after which the efflux transporter formed by ArsA and ArsB can extrude the arsenite from the cell, providing resistance.), whose protein sequence is MSDAVTIYHNPRCSKSRETLTLLKTNGIEPQVVLYLDTPPDADTLRTLLSQLGMASARELMRQKEELYKELGLADSALGEDALIQAMVDNPKLIERPIVVANGKARIGRPPEQVLEIVK, encoded by the coding sequence ATGTCTGACGCGGTTACGATCTACCATAACCCTCGCTGCTCAAAGAGCCGCGAAACCCTGACCCTGCTGAAAACCAACGGCATTGAGCCGCAGGTGGTGCTTTATCTGGATACGCCGCCGGATGCGGACACCCTTCGCACGCTGTTAAGCCAGCTGGGAATGGCCAGCGCCAGAGAGTTAATGCGCCAGAAAGAGGAGCTTTACAAAGAATTGGGCCTGGCTGACAGCGCGCTCGGTGAAGACGCGTTAATTCAGGCGATGGTGGATAATCCGAAGCTGATCGAGCGCCCGATTGTGGTGGCAAACGGCAAAGCGCGTATTGGCCGTCCGCCTGAACAGGTGCTGGAGATTGTGAAGTAA
- a CDS encoding neutral zinc metallopeptidase codes for MRWQGRRESDNVDDRRSSGGPSMGGPGFRLPGGKGGIIILLVVVVAGYYGVDLSGLLTGQPMQQQQYQSPRSISPNEDEAAKFTSVILATTEDTWGQLFDKMGRTYQQPKLVMYRGATRTGCGTGQSVMGPFYCPADSTVYIDLSFYDDMKRKLGADGDFAQGYVIAHEVGHHVQKLLGIEPKVRQLQQNASEKEVNALSVRMELQADCFAGVWGHNMQQEGVLEAGDLEEALNAAHAIGDDRLQQQSQGHVVPDSFTHGTSEQRYSWFKKGFDGGDPAQCNTFGKAM; via the coding sequence ATGCGCTGGCAAGGGCGTCGTGAAAGTGACAATGTGGATGACAGACGCAGTAGCGGGGGCCCATCGATGGGCGGCCCGGGATTTCGCCTGCCGGGAGGCAAGGGCGGCATCATTATTCTGCTGGTAGTGGTGGTGGCCGGCTACTACGGCGTCGACCTGAGCGGATTGCTGACCGGGCAACCGATGCAGCAGCAGCAGTATCAGTCGCCGCGCTCCATCAGCCCGAATGAAGATGAAGCGGCGAAATTTACCTCAGTGATCCTCGCTACCACGGAAGATACCTGGGGCCAGCTGTTTGATAAAATGGGCCGGACCTACCAACAGCCGAAGCTGGTGATGTACCGCGGCGCCACGCGTACCGGCTGCGGGACCGGGCAGTCGGTAATGGGACCGTTCTACTGTCCTGCCGATTCGACCGTCTATATCGATCTCTCCTTCTACGATGACATGAAACGCAAGCTGGGCGCCGATGGCGACTTTGCTCAGGGCTACGTTATCGCCCATGAAGTGGGCCACCACGTACAGAAACTGCTTGGCATCGAGCCTAAAGTCCGTCAGCTGCAGCAGAACGCCAGCGAGAAAGAGGTTAATGCGCTGTCGGTGCGTATGGAGTTACAGGCCGACTGTTTTGCCGGCGTCTGGGGCCACAATATGCAGCAGGAGGGCGTGCTGGAAGCAGGCGATCTGGAAGAGGCCCTCAACGCCGCCCACGCCATTGGCGATGACCGTTTGCAACAGCAAAGCCAGGGGCACGTTGTACCGGACAGCTTTACACACGGAACCTCGGAACAGCGCTATAGCTGGTTCAAAAAAGGTTTTGACGGCGGCGATCCGGCACAATGCAACACCTTCGGTAAGGCCATGTAA
- the bcp gene encoding thioredoxin-dependent thiol peroxidase has protein sequence MNPLKAGDIAPKFSLPDQDGEQVNLTDFQGQRVLVYFYPKAMTPGCTVQACGLRDNMDELKNAGVEVLGISTDKPEKLSRFAEKELLNFTLLSDEDHQVCSEFGIWGEKTFMGKTYDGIHRISFLIDAEGKVEHVFDDFKTSNHHDVVLNWVKENA, from the coding sequence ATGAATCCACTGAAAGCCGGTGACATCGCACCGAAATTTAGCTTGCCCGATCAAGACGGTGAGCAAGTAAATTTAACCGACTTCCAGGGACAGCGTGTTCTGGTCTATTTCTACCCGAAAGCCATGACGCCAGGCTGTACCGTACAAGCGTGCGGTCTACGCGATAACATGGACGAATTGAAAAACGCAGGTGTAGAAGTGCTGGGTATCAGTACCGATAAGCCTGAAAAGCTGTCTCGTTTTGCCGAAAAAGAGCTGCTCAACTTCACGTTGCTCTCCGACGAAGACCATCAGGTCTGCAGCGAGTTTGGTATCTGGGGTGAAAAAACCTTTATGGGCAAAACCTACGACGGTATCCACCGCATCAGTTTCCTGATCGATGCCGAAGGTAAGGTTGAACACGTGTTTGACGACTTCAAAACCAGCAATCACCACGACGTGGTATTGAACTGGGTGAAAGAGAACGCCTGA
- the bamC gene encoding outer membrane protein assembly factor BamC, whose protein sequence is MAYSVQKSRLVKVAGVSLVMLLAACSSDSRYKRQVSGDESYLDAAPLAELHAPAGMILPIQNGDYNIPVTNGSGAVGKALDIRPPAQPLALVSGARTQFTGDTATLQVESARNATLWPQVVSVIQSKNYTITQRDDASQTLSTDWIEWTRLDEDQQYRGRYQVSVKPQGYQQAVVVKLLNLEQAGKPVSDAASLQRYSTEMLNTIAAGLDKNATDAANAAQSRNGATFDVQSAADDTGLPMLVVRGPFNQVWQRLPATLERVGMKVTDSTRSTGSMAVTYKPLSDSSWEELGARDPGLASGDYKLQVGDLDNRSSLQFIDPKGHTLTQSQNDALVAVFQAAFSK, encoded by the coding sequence ATGGCTTACTCAGTACAGAAGTCGCGCCTGGTGAAGGTTGCGGGTGTTTCGCTTGTTATGCTGCTCGCGGCCTGTAGCTCAGATTCACGCTACAAGCGCCAGGTGAGCGGTGACGAATCCTATCTGGATGCTGCGCCGCTTGCTGAACTTCATGCGCCCGCTGGCATGATCCTGCCGATTCAGAATGGCGACTACAATATTCCGGTCACCAACGGGAGCGGCGCGGTAGGCAAAGCGCTTGATATCCGTCCACCAGCACAGCCTCTGGCGCTGGTGAGCGGGGCGCGTACTCAGTTCACCGGCGATACCGCGACGCTGCAGGTTGAGAGCGCGCGTAATGCCACGCTGTGGCCGCAGGTTGTCAGCGTGATTCAGTCGAAGAACTACACAATCACGCAACGCGACGACGCCAGCCAGACGCTGTCGACAGACTGGATCGAATGGACCCGTCTGGATGAAGATCAACAGTACCGTGGACGTTATCAAGTCTCTGTTAAACCTCAGGGTTACCAGCAGGCGGTCGTGGTTAAGCTGCTGAACCTGGAGCAGGCGGGCAAGCCAGTCTCAGATGCCGCGTCCTTGCAGCGCTACAGCACCGAGATGCTTAACACCATCGCTGCGGGCCTCGACAAAAACGCAACCGACGCTGCCAATGCTGCCCAGAGCCGCAATGGCGCAACCTTCGACGTGCAGAGCGCTGCCGACGATACCGGTCTGCCAATGCTTGTCGTACGTGGTCCGTTCAACCAGGTCTGGCAGCGTCTGCCTGCAACGCTTGAGCGCGTCGGCATGAAAGTGACCGACAGCACCCGCTCAACCGGCAGCATGGCGGTGACCTACAAGCCGCTGTCTGACAGCAGCTGGGAAGAGCTGGGCGCACGCGACCCGGGTCTGGCTTCCGGCGACTACAAACTTCAGGTCGGCGACCTGGACAACCGTAGCAGCCTGCAGTTTATCGATCCGAAAGGTCACACCCTGACTCAGTCGCAGAACGATGCGCTGGTGGCTGTCTTCCAGGCAGCATTCAGCAAATAA